In Penicillium oxalicum strain HP7-1 chromosome I, whole genome shotgun sequence, a single window of DNA contains:
- a CDS encoding ATP-dependent DNA helicase II subunit 1 has translation MADDSFVRDDDNVEEEDEVDEISFRAVKDAVLFAIDVSSSMLTPRPSEDPKHPGQVSPASAALKCAYHLMQQRIISNPSDMIGVLLYGTESSKFYDEDGTAASDLSYPHCYLFTDLDIPSAEEVKSLRALAEDEEGSRSILKPSSESVSMANVLFCANQIFTSKAPNFLSRRLFIVTDDDNPHQDKKSLRSAATVRARDLYDLGVNIELFPISGPDHDFDTSKFYDDIIYKASPRDGEAPTYLRPDIHASTGKGDGISLLNSLLSSIHSRAVPRRSLFSNVPLEIGPNFKISVNGYLLLKKQEPARSCYVWLGGEKPQIVKGITTYMADDTAQTVEKAEIRKAYKFGGEQVTFTPEELQGLRNFGEPVIRIIGFKPLSTLPIWANVKHPSFIYPCEDDFVGSTRVFSALHQKLLKDEKMALVWFIPRKNSAPVVAAMIAGEEKLDENSVQKVPPGMWLIPLPFADDVRQNPPSVLSVSPDHLTDAMRQVIGQLQLPKGTYDPQKYPNPALQWHYRILQALALDEDHPGEAEDKTKPKYRQIDKRAGDYVLEWSRLLDAAYDKMYGRPAATTTSTRVKRDAPGVGESAGQPLVKRIKAETEDPDEKIARLYETGGLSKVTRAVLKDFLDAHGLAAAGKKDDLVEQVEAYFERKHRSRPGRL, from the exons ATGGCGGACGATAGCTTTGTGCGAGACGATGATAAtgttgaggaggaagatgaagtcgACGAGATC AGTTTTCGTGCCGTCAAAGATGCGGTTCTCTTCGCGATTGATGTGAGCAGCTCCATGCTGACGCCACGTCCATCCGAGGACCCTAAACACCCAGGTCAAGTATCTCCGGCCTCAGCGGCTCTCAAGTGCGCATATCATTTGATGCAGCAGCGTATCATATCAAACCCCAGCGACATGATCGGAGTTCTGCTGTATGGAACCGAATCATCAAAGTTCTATGATGAAGACGGAACTGCTGCCAGCGATCTGTCATATCCACACTGTTACTTGTTCACTGATCTCGATATTCCGTCCGCGGAAGAGGTCAAGAGTCTGCGAGCTTTagccgaagatgaggaaggcTCCCGCAGTATTCTGAAGCCTTCAAGCGAAAGTGTTTCAATGGCGAATGTCCTGTTCTGTGCCAATCAGATATTCACTTCAAAGGCGCCAAACTTCCTTTCTAGACGTCTTTTCATCGTCACTGATGACGATAACCCACACCAAGATAAAAAGTCGCTGAGATCCGCAGCAACCGTTCGGGCGAGGGATCTCTACGACCTGGGAGTTAATATCGAGTTGTTTCCAATTTCTGGACCGGATCATGACTTCGATACCTCTAAGTTCTATGAT GACATCATCTACAAAGCTTCTCCCCGCGATGGTGAAGCTCCTACCTATTTGCGCCCAGACATTCATGCGTCAACTGGTAAAGGTGACGGAATTTCTTTGCTTAATTCATTGCTGTCGAGTATCCATTCCCGGGCCGTACCACGACGTTCGCTCTTCTCCAATGTCCCTCTTGAGATAGGACCCAACTTTAAGATATCTGTCAACGGCTACCTTCTTCTCAAAAAGCAAGAGCCAGCTCGCAGCTGCTACGTTTGGCTTGGCGGGGAAAAACCTCAAATCGTCAAGGGCATCACAACATACATGGCAGATGATACAGCCCAAACGGTGGAAAAGGCAGAGATCCGCAAAGCTTACAAGTTCGGCGGCGAACAAGTTACATTCACACCCGAGGAATTGCAAGGATTGAGGAATTTTGGAGAGCCTGTCATTCGGATCATTGGGTTTAAGCCCTTGTCCACCTTACCCATTTGGGCCAATGTCAAGCACCCTTCCTTTATTTACCCGTGCGAAGATGACTTTGTTGGATCCACGCGTGTTTTCTCCGCCTTGCATCAGAAATTAttgaaagatgagaagatggCTCTTGTCTGGTTCATTCCTCGCAAGAATTCTGCGCCAGTCGTTGCGGCGATGATTGCCGGCGAAGAGAAGCTTGATGAGAATAGCGTACAAAAGGTTCCACCGGGCATGTGGCTCATCCCATTACCTTTTGCAGATGATGTGCGACAAAACCCCCCTTCCGTGTTGAGTGTGTCGCCAGACCATTTGACGGACGCAATGCGTCAAGTGATTGGCCAGCTACAACTCCCCAAGGGTACCTATGATCCTCAGAAGTACCCAAATCCAG CACTTCAATGGCATTACCGCATTCTACAAGCTTTGGCTCTCGACGAGGATCACCCGGGCGAGGCGGAAGACAAAACGAAGCCAAAATACCGGCAAATTGACAAG CGTGCTGGCGACTACGTTCTTGAGTGGTCTCGGTTACTTGATGCTGCATATGACAAAATGTATGGGAGACCAGCCGCGACTACTACATCTACCCGAGTAAAACGTGACGCACCAGGCGTGGGCGAAAGTGCAGGTCAACCTCTGGTCAAACGGATCAAGGCTGAAACAGAGGATCCCGATGAGAAAATCGCACGATTGTACGAAACCGGCGGTTTGTCCAAGGTCACCCGTGCGGTTCTCAAGGACTTTCTCGACGCACATGGCCTTGCAGCGGCTGGAAAAAAGGACGATCTTGTGGAACAAGTCGAGGCATACTTTGAGAGGAAACACCGCTCGCGGCCCGGGAGATTGTAA
- a CDS encoding Uracil catabolism protein 4, translating to MGLFKRNSKNSVQSDRDEEDSFVSVNSARTSNTSLRSPGYKGSGLPASIPEIPVARPPDPALDPAAYLRSIHAVRERTSIILDAAKHNQLQHFDVDMSKFKVTAQYVVSIIKRDYAPDYQTIPPHGRWQHFDVGGRPRINQLLQSWPSSVDSQERTRRLIDLFVVSVLLDAGAGTKWSYKSKESGKVYSRSEGLAVASLEMFKSGLLSSDPSEPCQVDGLGLSRMTVEKLAKGMQHSEQNPLAGIEGRAGLLVRLSEALKRQDFFGVDARPGNMLDYLLGHPSTLASSVPIVPITTLWSVLMDGFSSIWPPSRTQIDGVAIGDAWPCSRLPQPPAVPAWEGIIPFHKLTQWLCYSIMVPMSKLMSIHFAGSDLLTGLPEYRNGGLLIDMGLLSLKKPDMERGLKSFRENAQIKGQPNMEVVPLFSTDDNVIVEWRAVTVGFLDELLVEVNKQLGLTSPGDQLTLAQMLEAGTWKGGREIAEVSRPNTKEPPIMIRSDGTVF from the exons ATGGGTCTCTTCAAACGCAACTCTAAAAACTCGGTGCAGAGCGACAGGGATGAAGAAGACTCCTTCGTTTCGGTCAACAGCGCCCGTACATCCAATACATCCTTGCGATCGCCCGGATATAAAGGCAGTGGGCTACCAGCCTCGATTCCCGAGATCCCCGTTGCAAGACCGCCCGACCCTGCATTGGACCCGGCCGCCTATCTTCGCAGCATCCATGCCGTGCGCGAGCGTACCAGTATCATCCTGGACGCCGCCAAACACAACCAATTGCAGCATTTCGATGTGGACATGAGCAAATTCAAAGTGACCGCACAATATGTAGTTTCAATCATCAAG CGGGACTATGCGCCAGACTACCAAACCATTCCTCCTCACGGCCGCTGGCAGCACTTTGACGTCGGCGGTCGACCCCGTATCAACCAACTTCTTCAATCATGGCCGAGCAGCGTCGACTCGCAGGAACGCACACGCCGCCTCATCGACCTTTTCGTGGTCTCGGTCTTACTCGACGCCGGCGCCGGCACGAAATGGTCCTACAAATCGAAAGAATCCGGTAAAGTGTATTCGCGCAGCGAGGGTCTGGCCGTCGCCAGTCTGGAAATGTTCAAGTCCGGTCTTCTCAGCAGCGATCCCTCCGAGCCCTGCCAGGTGGATGGTCTCGGTCTCAGCCGGATGACGGTGGAAAAGTTAGCCAAGGGGATGCAGCACTCGGAGCAAAATCCGCTGGCCGGAATTGAAGGACGCGCTGGCCTTTTGGTGCGACTGTCCGAGGCGCTGAAACGTCAAGATTTCTTCGGTGTGGACGCCCGGCCTGGTAACATGCTTG ATTACTTGCTCGGTCACCCGTCAACATTGGCGTCTTCTGTACCCATTGTGCCGATTACGACTCTCTGGTCCGTGTTGATGGATGGCTTCTCGTCGATTTGGCCGCCCTCCCGAACGCAGATTGACGGTGTCGCCATTGGCGATGCCTGGCCGTGTTCCCGTCTTCCGCAACCACCCGCAGTTCCCGCATGGGAAGGTATCATCCCCTTCCACAAGCTCACGCAATGGTTGTGCTACTCGATCATGGTGCCCATGTCCAAACTGATGTCGATTCATTTCGCCGGGAGTGATCTGCTGACCGGGTTGCCGGAGTACCGCAATGGAGGCCTTCTGATCGACATGGGCCTCCTGAGCCTGAAAAAGCCCGATATGGAGCGTGGTCTCAAGTCGTTCAGGGAGAATGCGCAGATCAAGGGCCAGCCCAACATGGAAGTGGTACCTTTATTCTCCACAGATGATAATGTGATTGTGGAATGGAGAGCGGTCACCGTGGGCTTCCTGGACGAGCTGTTGGTGGAGGTGAACAAACAGCTCGGTCTCACTAGCCCCGGGGACCAGCTGACTTTGGCACAGATGCTGGAGGCTGGCACATGGAAG GGTGGGCGCGAGATTGCTGAGGTTTCGAGGCCGAACACCAAGGAGCCCCCCATCATGATCCGGTCTGATGGGACAGTCTTCTGA
- a CDS encoding GTP-binding protein gtr1: MDARKKKRKVLLMGKSGSGKSSMRSIIFSNYVAKDVRRLGATIDVEHSHVKFMGNLTLNLWDCGGQDAFMETYLASQRGNIFSDVAVLIYVFDIESREVDRDLDTYNAVIEALREFSPNAYVFCLVHKMDLIQAEHRQRIYEERSALIRSRSEHFRVDTFGSSIWDQSLYKAWAGIVHKLIPNLTVIERFLSAFAKKIDAEEVILFERSTFLTVTSVSSEIGDLNPIYDRHERLSNIMKAFKHCAARNTLTTPASAGFVVMHTKTPQFNIFLGRFTDNTYIFLVVPPGEAAYNCAVLNTMLAREGFSKAAASGRSDGFPLPPPETPEDGTSNGVNFGF, translated from the exons ATGGACgctcgcaagaagaagagaaaggtgCTGCTGATGGGCAAGAGCGGCTCGGGCAAGTCGTCTATGCGCTCGATCATCTTCAGCAATTATGTCGCCAAGGATGTTCGCCGGCTCGGTGCGACAATCGACGTAGAGCACAGCCATGTCAAGTTCATGGGGAACCTGACCCTCAACCTATGGGATTGTGGAGG GCAAGATGCCTTTATGGAAACTTATCTCGCTTCTCAACGAGGCAATATTTTCTCCGACGTCGCCGTTTTGATCTACGTGTTCGACATTGAATCGCGAGAGGTCGACCGTGACCTGGACACATACAACGCCGTCATCGAAGCTCTGCGGGAATTCAGTCCCAACGCCTATGTCTTCTGTCTTGTGCACAAGATGGACTTGATTCAAGCTGAACATCGTCAGCGCATTTACGAGGAGCGCTCGGCATTGATCCGCTCGCGCTCGGAACACTTTCGCGTGGACACTTTTGGAAGTAGTATTTGGGATCAGTCGCTCTACAAAGCCTGGGCCGGGATCGTCCACAAGCTTATCCCCAACTTGACGGTCATCGAGCGCTTTCTGAGCGCGTTTgccaagaagatcgatgCCGAAGAGGTAATTCTCTTCGAACGATCAACCTTCCTCACTGTCACATCAGTATCTTCCGAAATTGGAGATCTGAATCCCATTTACGATCGACACGAGCGACTCTCCAACATCATGAAAGCCTTCAAACATTGCGCCGCGCGCAACACACTCACCACCCCTGCCTCCGCCGGATTTGTCGTAATGCACACCAAAACCCCGCAATTCAATATCTTTTTGGGGCGGTTCACGGACAACACATATATCTTTCTTGTCGTTCCCCCTGGCGAAGCAGCATACAATTGTGCGGTGCTGAACACCATGCTCGCGCGCGAAGGGTTTTCGAAGGCAGCCGCCTCGGGCCGTTCAGATGGGTTCCCACTGCCACCACCGGAAACGCCCGAGGATGGGACATCGAATGGAGTGAACTTTGGCTTTTGA
- a CDS encoding Ferrochelatase codes for MFFRTPLAVSRRVWSSAGSTALRPMPRNCLTFGGKQRYGMATVVPPVTQDATGSKGPTAMVFLNMGGPSTTNEVEDFLGRLFADGDLIPLGRFQSYLGPLIARRRTPKIQKQYAEIGGGSPIRKWSEYQCEEMCKLLDKMSPETAPHKPYVAFRYAAPLTETMYHQLLADGFGNGKGGRAVAFTQYPQYSCSTTGSSLNELWKWRTRLEGKRGNGEAEPAGAIEWSVIDRWPTHSGLVEAFAQNIEAQLKTYPEDKRDKVVLLFSAHSLPMDVVNRGDPYPAEVAATVHAVMQRLNFSNPWRLCWQSQVGPKAWLGAQTQDTVMEYVKRGQSDLILVPIAFTSDHIETLYELDLEVMHEANSPGVKRAESLNGNPVFIQALADIAHAHLKKGEPCSAQMTLRCQGCKSERCLESKKFFAGKQHGSLVM; via the exons ATGTTTTTTCGCACTCCTTTGGCAGTCAGTCGCCGGGTATGGAGCAGTGCTGGAAGCACTGCCCTGCGGCCAATGCCTCGGAATTGCTTAACCTTTGGCGGCAAGCAACGGTACGGCATGGCGACTGTTGTACCACCCGTTACTCAAGATGCGACCGGCTCCAAGGGGCCTACTGCTATGGTCTTCTTGAACATGGGCGGCCCGTCGACGACGAACGAGGTGGAGGACTTCCTCGGCAGATTATTT GCCGATGGTGACCTCATCCCACTGGGGCGGTTTCAGTCCTATCTTGGGCCCCTTATTGCACGTCGACGAactccaaaaattcaaaagcAATACGCGGAGATCGGTGGTGGATCGCCTATCCGGAAATGGTCTGAGTATCAGTGCGAGGAGATGTGCAAGCTGCTAGACAAAATGTCGCCCGAGACTGCGCCGCACAAGCCCTACGTTGCGTTTCGCTACGCCGCACCATTAACCGAGACCATGTATCATCAGCTCTTGGCCGATGGCTTTGGCAACGGCAAAGGCGGCCGTGCAGTCGCGTTCACACAGTACCCGCAATACTCTTGCTCTACAACGGGCAGCTCCCTCAACGAGTTGTGGAAGTGGCGCACTCGTCTAGAGGGCAAGCGCGGTAACGGTGAAGCTGAGCCCGCCGGGGCTATTGAATGGAGTGTCATTGACCGGTGGCCAACGCACTCGGGCCTGGTTGAGGCGTTCGCACAAAACATTGAGGCGCAGCTGAAGACTTATCCAGAGGACAAGCGGGACAAGGTTGTTCTACTATTCTCTGCCCACAGTCTGCCCATGGACGTTGTCAATCGCG GTGATCCTTACCCAGCCGAAGTTGCTGCCACGGTCCACGCCGTCATGCAACGCCTGAACTTCAGCAACCCCTGGCGTTTGTGCTGGCAATCTCAGGTCGGCCCCAAGGCGTGGCTTGGTGCTCAGACCCAGGACACTGTCATGGAGTACGTCAAGCGCGGCCAGTCGGATTTGATTCTTGTGCCCATCGCATTCACCAGCGACCACATTGAAACCCTGTATGAGCTGGATCTGGAAGTCATGCACGAGGCAAACAGCCCTGGAGTCAAGCGAGCGGAAAGCTTGAACGGCAACCCGGTCTTCATCCAGGCTTTGGCCGATATTGCCCATGCACACTTGAAAAAGGGCGAACCTTGTTCTGCCCAAATGACATTGCGCTGCCAAGGCTGCAAGAGCGAGCGTTGCTTGGAGTCAAAGAAGTTCTTTGCTGGCAAGCAGCACGGCTCCTTGGTCATGTAA